DNA from Prunus persica cultivar Lovell chromosome G6, Prunus_persica_NCBIv2, whole genome shotgun sequence:
TAGCATCTAGTTTTTACAGTATTGAATAACAGGTGGATTTTTGTTGACTTGCTTTCTCTCATTTGTCTTTTGACATATGTAGTAATTTATGATGCTTAATCACTTAGCATAAGCCCTATTTCATCTTTCCAATCAAGTTTTTGGCAGCAACCATCGATTCAGGAGTAGCTTTCTCTTTGTCAAAGTGATTTTTGATGTTCATcctttaattttccttttatttatgagAGAGGGGTCTTTCTTATTCATTGATCTTCTTGTTTAGTGCAGTTCTTCCACTACCCAGGTAATTATTCTAGGCTTTGTTTGTTAtacgtttttaattttttcttcagtttctcTCTAAACTTaggtttaatttgttttttcgtttttgatGGGCATCTGCAGTGCTTGGTTTATaagctttttatttatttacttaaatgttaaTACTTATTGTAATATTATATGCTTTGAGCATTTTTGGGTTGTATGCAGGAAGGCAACGTTTGTGGCTTTGGCTAAAGTGAAGCTTTAGTCACTCCTTGTCTGCCGCTTTATTGAAGTTGTAAGAAAGACCATGGCAAGGACACGATCTTCAGTTTGTAAGAGAACAAGACTATAGAGGCCTTAAGTGCACTACTGTGTAGGAAGAGTCTCCTCCTATATTGAGAGAAGGAACAAAACAGAGAGTTCAAGAAATGGctcagtgttttttttttccccttaagCTTTCTCCTTCTTTATTATGCTTTGAGTGCTTTAGTTAGATAAAAAAACTCTTAACACTTTTTCTAtggttatttttttatatattttttcttgaattaATTGTTTATTGTCATGTAAATGGTGAACTGTAGGATTGGCAGAGCTGTACTATAATGGCAGCtgttgatgctctttttgGGAGGGTCAATTTAGAGAAGTGTAGAATCTTTAGCAGGGAagaaggtgaggaccttcaGAGTTGGAGGAACCTGCAGAAGACAGGGAGGAAGAAGCAGTCGTCGAGCTTCGGATACCGATGTGGTGCCTGCCGAAGACTCTCTGATGCTTAAGTAAGCTATATGTggtaattttggcagagtaacagtaaatgTGAGAAAATAGTTACCCTTTTTACTTGGGCACTGTTCTCTATTTACAGGGAAGTGAAAATGAgagttttgcacaaagtttcgatgtgggactttgtgcaagttgCTGTGGTGGTGACACGTGTCCCTGGAGATTAGGTTCAGCAGTtgggagcttcggcaggtggCTGCTGCTTCGGAAgagtgtcttccttcggcacgTCGGAAGGTGATGATGTCAGTCACTTTCTAGggatttttgtgtgtgtcCCTTTGGGGTATTTCAGCAGGGGAGAATGTGTGTCTGCCTTAGTGCCAGTCGTTTTGATGCTGGATATGCTCGgttgattatggtgtaaacagtagtcccccaattTCGTGGTCAAGAAGTAACTTctgggttgggaacttgtgagATTTTTGTATAATCATGAACGAGCATTCCTAATTCAGTAGAAGTCATAGGGCATTCCTTAGTCCCCCAAGTTAACAAGCTAGAAGTTGCACCAACCTTTGGAAGGTACGGTAAAAGTTATGTGAGCCTGCTAGGCTCTTGGTTTGACCTTCGGCAAGggagagttttatttatttataataattatttaataattattttttttaggccTTTGGGCCTTCGGCATGTGCCATGCCATTTGGCAAGGTCCTTGAAGaaggatttttttgttttgtttgggcAAGTAACGACCGGGGTTGTGTCTCTAGCTTCGGCAGGGGTGAAGTGGCGTGGCCTGGGGTTGAGCCCTTGAAGGTTCGGCAAGGGGTTTGCACTTGGGTCTTTGGAAGTTTCGGTAGAGTTTGAGGGGAGAAAAAGAGTGATCTGGAAAGCCTAATGGTTTGGCAGCGCAGGCCCTACTGTTCGGTAGGGTTGATGTGAGGGAGTATTTCGTGAGCCATTTCTTCCTTCTGCATAGCCCTTGTCGTTCGGCAAGGCTGGTTCCCcctcttattattattattttttgggtagaGGAAGAAGAATTTTGGGGGCTGGGCCTTTGGGCTTTCGGCAAAGAGTGAGGCCTGGAGCAATCCTGTGTGTCACATCCcaggatcggctccgccgtagcacgatattgtccacttTGGGCCCCcttctctgccctcacggttttatttttgggagctcacgagcaacttcctagtggatcacccatcctgggattgctctaggcCCCAACTCACTtcacttcggagttcccatgactccgaagccagtgagctcccaaaaggcctcgtgctagatggaggcgggcatgtacaCATAAGGCATATCACGTCCTCtctgttggtcgatgtgggatgttacactGTGAGCCTCCAAGCCTTCAGCAGGTGGGCCTCGTGACCTGGGCTTTAGCAaagggctagggtttggaagGAGGGTGCGAGTCTTTATATAAGAGCTGGGGAGAGCTTGGGGAGGCTATACATTCGGCAGGAGTCAATTAGGAAAAGAGGCTTAATTCGCGAGCTCCTCCTTAGCTTCTGTACAACCCATGCCATTGGGCAACGGTGTTTTGGGGAAAATTTTGAGGCCTCTTGGATTTTCGGCAAGGGTCTGTCGTGAGCACAAGGTTTGGGATCTTCGGCAAGGAGGCTAGGTCTTTGGATTTTGTGGGCTTCGGCAAGGAGGCCATAACCTATAGTGTGCACGCTAGGTTTTGCGAAGGTGAGGAGTGCGAATCGCGAGTTCCCAGAAGTTGAACAACGGACCTTGCTGTTTGGCAAGGTTTATTGGAGGGTTTCTTTATGAGGCCCTATGTTTGCATCACATGACCTGCCGTTCGACAGGATTGGTTTTGGTGACAATTTTCGTGAGTTCCCTTGACATCGTGATAAGCTTGCCGTTCGGCTAGGGGCTGGGCTTCGTGATAACCTTGCCATTCGGCAAAGCTGGAAAAGATCCTTTCACGAGCCTATCGATTATGCAGTTCAAGTGTTATCATTCAGATAGGTGAATTGGAAGGATTCTTTGTGAGCCCCTCCACATTTGTAGAACTGCACATGCCGTTTGGCAAGGTTCATCCATGTTTTCGAGTAAGGATTTCTCAAGGCTTTAGTAGGGATTTATCAAAGAGGGATTTCTCAAGGGCCCCTGTAAAGTGTTTGGCCCTTATCGTTTGGTGTGTGGGCCTTCGAAGGCCAAATTTGGGCCTACTAGGGTCTGGGTCTCTAGAGTGTCGGCCTTCGGCAAAGTCACTTGGTAAGATTTGATTTTATGCGTGCCctttttgctttgctttttcCCGGGCCTTGCCGTTCTGCAAGGCTAGTTCAGACCTCtcctcctctttttttatttatttatttatttattttttttatagtttttagttttttagtttttttagtttttgaattttgaatttcaaattgtttggAGCAGGTATACAAAATTTGAGAGGGAAGGTGAAATGATACTAGGGTTTTTACGTAAGTTGAGGAGTCGGTACCTTGAAGCCTTTATAAATAAGGTCTTTGGTGAAGAAGGCAATACACTTGAGATTTTCGAgagaaaattttgggaaagtGAGGAGGAGAAAATGTGATTTCCGGCATGATATTTGGTGGTGGAGCGGTGGTCAAAGTGATTTCCGGCATACTTTCCGTGGTGGTGCAAATAAGGTTAAAGCTCATCACTTTTGAATTGTTGGATTGAAATGTCTTGTTGGGTATGAACATGTTGAATATTATGATGAACATCTTGAATATGGATATGAGCTTGTTAAATGTCATTTGTAGAGCAAAAAGCATGTAGGTGTGCCatcctttttgtgttttttgtgtTTCGATTCTTCTTGCTTGTGGATTAGttccttttcttgtttatgCATATTGTAGATGTCTGAAAGTTCTGGTAGAGAAAATCAGGACTCCCCTGCCTTTGGTGGGGAAGATACCGAAAGCGATGAGCCGAGCCTATATGTATGTTCTGAGGGTGAGAGTTCCCAGTTAGAGTATGTTGTTGAAGGTGTGATAGAGAGTAGGATGGTAGGGCTCAAAGGTGAGGGGGGGAGCCATCGGTGGATTCTCGGGAGGCTGAGTATAAAGAGATGCAGAGGAATTATAGTGTGTTAGAGGCTGTGGCTAGTCAGGTTCTGTCCCTGCCTCAGACGCCAGAGGTGGGCTCAAGGAATCAGGTAGGATTATCGGGGTCGGTGGAGGTAGTTGCGGCTTCTGCTTCAGAGGGGTTGGAAGTACGGGTTGGTGTCCCTTTGTTGAGGAGGAATACACTGACAGAGGTAAGACTAGCGGAGATTCGGACAGAGTTTAGTGTCCTACCCTTGGTGGGCTTGAGGCTACCTACTGCGACTGATGTGGTTAGATATCCTCCAGAGGGATGTGTGATTATTTTTACAGATATGTATAACTATGGATTCAGACTACCACTTCATCCATGGGTGCAAATGATGTTAGCCAAGCTGGGGTATGCGCCGGGGCAATAtaatcccaacttttggatttttctgCGTAGGGTATATATTGCTTGATGGTTGACAAGATTGGGAGAGCCAATGTTTGAGCAATTTATGTATCTTTATTCAATTTCTATGCAACTGGGAAACTTTGGCTAGGTACAAACCAATTGCCGAAAGgcaaaagagagaaaggtTACTTCATTAGTCACTTACCTTCTTCTTAGAAATCTTGGAGGAACAGGTGGTGTCTGGTCTATGGTGACTAAGAGTGTCCATTGGGGAAGACCGTCACCAAACACGTTCCTAGCCATTCCAAGTCTATAGGTCCTTGGTCCTAACCTTCAAAATTGATTGTTGCTTTGTGTGTTTGAACTTCTAGCATTCTTGTTTCCTCGTTTGTATTTGCTGACACAAGTGTGGAGATTTGAGTGAGAATATTTTTGTGTTGCAGGCTCAGTGAAGTGGGGGCCTATTTCAAAGGAGGAGGACGAAGTCGAGAAGGTGAGATTGTTGCTATCGGAGACTGATCGGGAGTATCGAAACTTAGTCACACTAAAGAATCTGTTGGAGTCCAAACTCTTGCAAGAGAGTACGTATCTGAGTTACTGTTATTGTTTGTCTTATGTTTCCTTTTTGTGGATTTGACTAACTTGGCTTTTGATATACAGTGGCAGATGTCATAAAGGGATTGACGAAAGTGGTCGTGAACATTGATGAAGCCAAAAAGCAGAGGCGGCTGAAGGCGTCTAGGGCGAAAAAGGCTGAGAAGGAGAGTGGCAAGAAGGCGCTTGGGAAGCATCCtagagatgatgatgatgggctTATCGTCGAAGCCTTGGTGGGGAAGAGGAAGGCTTTGGAGGAAGCCCACCATAGTGTGATGGGGATAGGATCGAGGCTTCCACCTTTTGATCTACAGGCACCATCGAAGCTTTCCTTTGGTATGGAGGAGGTTTTTGTTGAGGGGATGGAAAGGGTTGACTTCAGCGGGCTGCGTCGGCAGGAGAAGGAAGTGAGCCTGGCCATGCATTGGTAGGAAGTGCCCTTGGTCAATGTCTTCCTGAAAGGCATCAAGAGTGACCCCGAGGCCTTGACTAGGATGCAAACCTCCTTTGCAGAGCGGGTACAGAAGACGATCCTCACGTCTGCCTATGTAAGTTATGTTTGTTTAAGAATCTCTTCTTGTCATTCTAGTTTTGCTTTGATTGACGATGCTTTATTTTATAGGCTTTTGGCGAAATGTATGTCAATCTGGCTAAAGCAGATAAGGAGATCAAGAGGATGAAGAGGCGCGAGGAGATGGCTAAGGACAAGATAGTGGAGGCACAAGAGGTTATCCGAGAGAGGAACGCCCTGCTTTTGCAAAAGGCGGCGCTTGGCAGAGAGGTAGATGAGTTGAAGAAGAATATGGTGTCTTTTGAACTGGCGTTTGCCGAGGCGGAACAGAAGAAGGCCGAAGAGATAGCTGCTGCATGAGCTGAAGCGGTGGAGTCGTACCGAATTTCGGAGGAGCTGAACAGTTATATCCTGGACCGGTTGATGGATGAGTAGATTCACTGGGAGGAGACTTGGCGAAGTTCAACCTTTCACTTAAGATCAACTTTGATACGAGTGGTGTGCCTCCTTCAGTTTGTCCTGCTGTTGATGCCATTGCCCCTGAGCCTGCCGTCGTGGATGCGCCTCCTGCTGAAGCTTAAAGGTTTCCTCTactttatgtatttttctatttttggaaTTGTGGTATTTacctttagttttttttataaacattTTGCCTTGCCATAGGGCAAGGTTGCCTTTATTTTCTATGGTATTAGACGTATTTCCTTTGATAACAATTGTGTTAGCAAAATGATAACATATTATAAATAGGAATGAGCCGAAGTTAAGCGTTTCATTAGATAGATGCCGAAAGACAAAAGTACATAGTGTCTTAGCCTAAGGCCAAAGATAAGTGCCAACGCATGAGGAAACAAAAAACCTTACTTGGACATGAAACAAGAAGCGTCTCGTGATCACTTGTGGTAGTACTTAAGGTGATCAGCGTTCTATAGATGAGGCAGAGTCTTGCCATTGGGATCATGGAGCTAATAAGTGCCTAAGTGGCAAACCTTGGTAACCTCATAAAAGCCTTCCCACGTAGGTCCCAGGGTACCCTCGGTAGAGATTTTGGTGGCCAAGGAAACTTTGCGCATGACCCAGTCACCCATCCTAAAGGCACGAGGTTTCACCAGGGAGTTGTAGTACCTGGCGACACGTTTATAAGAGGCGTTGCGCATGCTTGCTTGGTCACGAAGTTCTTCGATGAGGTCAAGGTTCATGGCCAATTGCTCGTCGTTAGCTTCAACGTCATAGGTGAAGGTTCGGTATGTGGGCTAGCCAATCTCTACCGGGGCCACGACTTCAGTACCAATGGAAAGGGAGAAATGCATCTCTCCAGTAGAGGTATGAAAGGTGATACGGTAGGACCAGAGAACTTCTAGGAGTAATTTTGGCCAGCACCCTTTGGCTTTGCAAGTTTGGTCTTCAGGGttttcttgatgattttgttaaCAGCTTCGACTTGGTCATTGGACTGGGGGTGGGTTGAGGAGGCGAAGAAAAGACGTATCTTGAAACATTCGCATCGAAACATTTGTATGGCAAAATATCATATGGCAAGCCCGATTAAGGTTGGTGTAGTCTACACACGTGTGCTAGCCTTTCTTTGGCTTATAGACCATCACTACATTGGCTAGCCAAGTGGGATAGTCCACCTCCTTGATGAAACCAATGCTGCTCAGCCTATCCACCTCCGTCTTCATGGCCTCGTATCTCTCTGGGTCATAGGCTTCTGCCTAACGGGTTAGACGACAGGATTAATGCTGAACCGATAGGAAATGATATCGAGCAATATACCAGGCATGTCATTATAGGACCAGGCCATGAGGGCAGAACGAAGGTCGGGTGAGAGGGCAGTGCCGATCTGGACCTGCTAATCCGGGAGGTCGTCATGAAGGAAAACAAGTTCAAGGTCCTCAACAGGTTCAGCCTGCTGGGTGACGGATTCCTCCTTAGGGTCCTCAGGTCTTTTCGGGCCGGCTTGAGGAGGGGGTTGGGCTTTAGTCACTGAGATGGCCTCACGCCGTTGGCTTGGATTGGTAGATTTAACTATCGAAGCGTAGCAACTTTGGGCCCCAAGTTGGTCCTTGCGCACCTTGCACGTGCTATGAATGGTAGGTAATTTCAACAACAGAATGTGCGTGGAGATGAAAACCCTTATTTGTGCCAAGGCAGGGCGTCCAAGAATAACATCGTAGGTCGTGGGACAATCAATGATGAGGAAGAGAGTAGTGACCGTTGCTTGCTGGGGTGCTGAACCAATGAGATGGGGAGCTGGATGCTTCCAATAGGCTGAACAACATCACCAGAAAAGCTCACAAGGAGTGTGATACTTCGGTCAAGCAAGTGAGTAGGAACTTGGATTTCATTGAGACCTTCAATGATGTTGTACAGGGCGATGCAAGATTCTGTATCATGGCCAGTAAATTGATGAAAGCGGCAGAAGATGCTAGTGTTCGGCATGGGCTTGTTGATTGGTCTCTCGGGGGGAGGTTTGGGTATAATAGGTGCTTTATAAACCATGACGTTTTCGTAAGTGGTGAATACTTCGAACCTGGGCTTGGGCTTGAAGGGGAGCAGGGCACGACCATTCATCCACAGAGTACAAGTGATCAGTCTAGATCATCAAATGGTCCAGGAAGGTTTGCTTCAAGATGTCGAATAAGTTGATAGTGTGGGGGTTCAGCCGATAGAACCAATTCAGAGCAGCGCCACTGAAGGTAGAAGGGAAAAGGAGACACATGCCTTCATCACTAAGGCCCTTGCATCTAAAGGCGGACTAAAAAGAGTAGATATGAATGAGGGGATCCTCTTTGCCCATGTAGAAGGTAATGCGGAGTGGCTAAATGTCCTTCTCCTTACGATAGTTGAGGATACGTTTAGTGAATGGGCTAAGGCATGGTTTTGTCGAGAGGGGTTGATGGTTTCGACGCTACTCACTCTCGAGACGTCGGACCTTCTCAAAGAGAAGTCATATGGCCAGGTCGGCATGAGGGAGAACACCGGGTGCTGAAGGCTTGGGGTGTGGGTGGGTACGGGTTGGGTAAGCTTCCTACTCCTCGAACGTTTCGATATGGTAAAACTCCCAGTCTTTAGGGTAATATGGTTCCCAGTCATCTGAGTCCCCCGCACCTTCTCCGGTGGATAAGTGGGTGGGCTTTGGTAGGGGGCCTAAGTATGCCACCCGTGGGTCGTCGAGGTTGATAGGGATACGGATAGGCTCCGGCCGAAGCTCTGAGATTTGGTGCCTGCAATCCTTGTAGATCTTGGTCGGGTCATGGGGCCAGTCCTTCGGTGGGGAAATATGGAGAAACCTCGATTTGGTCGTCTTTGGATGAAGGTGGCATTTGCCCTTGCCGAGCCTGGACTAGATCAGGGCGCTATGACAGGAGATCACTGGCTGATTCGGTTGGGTATGTTCAACATCCTGGGTAAGGTCCTGCTGGGCGCTTTGGGAGTGAATCTTTGCCCAGTTACACTTCAGGGCTCGACAATCATGCTCTAGCTCGACATTCTTGGTACGAAGGTGTTCGTAGTTTTCAGTCATCTTGGGCATGCTAGTGTAGAGGCGCTCCACCTTCTCTTGGAGATTCCCCTTTGTCGAAGGTTTCTTTCGGGAGGAATCCCCATTGGAGGTGTAGCGTTGGGTATCGAGGCTGGCCTCGCTCGGCTTAGCAGAGTGTGGGGAGTAGAAGAGGCGATGAGGCTTGATGAGGGATGGAAATGGAATCCAGAAGTCGTTTCCCACAGAAAGTGCCAAACTGTTTATGCTCTTTTTGGGAGGGTCAACTTAGAGAAGTGTAAGATCTTCAGCAGGGAagaaggtgaggaccttcaGAGTTGGAGGAACCTGCAAAAGATAGGGAGGCAGAAGCAGTCATcgagcttcggacaccggtgtgatGCCTGCCGAAGGCTCACCGATTCTTAAGTCAGCTATATGTGGTAATTTTGGTAGAGTAACAGTAAAGGTGAGAAAATAGTTATCATTTTTACTTGAgcactgttccctatttatatgGAAGTGAAAATGGGAGTTTTGTTCaaagtttcgatgtgggactttgtgcaagttgCTGTGGTGGTGACATGTGTCCCTGTAGATTAGGTTCGGCAATTAGGAGCTTCGGCAAGTGGCTACCGCTTCGGAAGAGTGTCTTCCTTCAGCACATCAGAAGGTGATGACGTTAGTCACTTTCTAGGGATTTGTTTGTGTGTCACTTTGGGGTATTTCAGCAGGGGAGAAGGCATGTCTATCTTAGTGCTAGTCATTTTGATGCTGGATATGCTCGgttgattatggtgtaaatAATAgccatggtatggacattgaAGGTCCAGCAGAAGTTTGCATCGAATGGGCAACATTTATGAGCCACATGTAGTTCCTTGATTTATAAGTATAGGTTAATGCTATGGATATGGTATTTTGTACGGATATAGTAGGAATCaagtttggtaaactatgtaATTACTATTGAATATTCaagttttatgaaagaaacaatttttgagtatatatatgtatggtgTGGGTAATAGCAAATTTGGACCTGAATTTATTGCTCAGAAAGTATTGTGGTTCTTTTTCTAGTTAAAATCGTTCTATAGAaccattggaaaaaaaaaaaactaaaatgtaAAATCACTGCATTAGTTTTACGGATGATGCACGACGGTTTTCTCACAACAACTAATAGGTGACGGTTCTTTAAACAACCGCCGTCTTTATCCATAAACGATGCCAGTTTTTTATAAACCTTCGTCTTACCCATAAATAACGAcggtttttaacaaaaattgtcatcTTTACATTagaacaacgacggttttattaaaaaCGGTCGTCTTTACAAATAAACAACGATGGTGAAAAGCCGTCGTAGTTTGATACTTCAAAAGATGACGGTCGATTTAACGACGATTTTTAAAGCGTCACAACGACGGTGAATTCCCGtcgtctattttttttttttttttgtagtagtgtttgGAACTGATTGTTACATTTTCATCctcatatttgtttttgaatacGTCAttgaatttcttctttttctgtatTCCATGTTTAGGTACAATAAGATTAAGCCAACCATAAGTTAATCTAAATCAAATCATAAAAATGTGTAAGATATTAACTACAAGAGTTTTTTGGAACATGAAACTTCGGTAAGACATAcatatgaaattcaatcttCTGTAAGGATGGAAATTTAATTACCTCGTACTTTCATTCTATCAGTTGGAATGTTGTACAAATATTTGGCATCTATAGCATTATTATACGTACATAAAAATACAttactgaagaaaaaaaaaaattattgaaagaCAGatatgatttgaatttttcaataCTTCTTAAGGAAATTTTTGAACCATTGTGCCGAGAGTTTTGGGTGCCTTTTCAACTTGTCATTGTAATCTACATAGGTGATACCAAATCGAACATTGTATCCAGAACTCCATTCAAAGTTGTCTAGCAATGACCATGGAAAATATCCCTTCACTTTGACACCAtttctaaaaagaaataagaaaacaagaaaaagttaAACGTTTTGATTTTAATCAAATGAATCAATAACGCAAATATAGGAAGGCtagactatatatatacttaattaatttgttaatgAGCACTTACTCAATTGCACTTTGAACATAATAGAGATGACGATTGTGGTAGTCAACTCTATGGGTATCATTAAGGGCTTCCGCAAGTGATAATTTGGGGTCATTGGACTCATCCACACCTACAATATAATGTATTATTATGTAGTCTTTTTTGCACTTACACATGTTTTACACCAAATGTATGTGAAACATGATTATGCAATTATTTAAGGCTGGAAATAATTACCATTCTCAGTAACGTAAATGAGTGGATCATGatactttttctttgtgtaGATTAAAAAATCTTGAATTCCTCTTGGATAAACATTTAGCCAGTCCGAAGCACCCTACACCCCCATTTGAAGATATTGATGATGAGATTGTTAGGATTTACATTTGTATGTGGAAAACAATTAGTCGTCCAAATTATAAGCAATTAATTTAGTGTTTTGATGTGTACCTTTGGACCAATAGGGACCCCATGACGCTCAGCTACCACAACAcatatgaatttcaaaatctaATTAGTATATGAAATTTAATTGCTTGAAGTAAGTTCTTAATTTGTACTCACATGAAAGATTAACTCGAGCATCTGTTACGTAGCTTGCATATACAGAGTTATTTTGAGGTGCATCACTTGCATAGTAACCAGCATAATAATTTagtccaagaaaatcaaatgacCCAATCAACAACTTGGATTGTTGTTCTGTGAATTTTGGTAATCGACTTCCAACAAAAGATCGCATGCTTTGTGGATAGTCACCACTTGTCAATGGCTCCGCAAACCTACAAGAAcgtgaaaatttcaaatattaaCTTGATAGTTTCTAATGTACTACTGGCTAGTAAGTAgtaaatattatattcataAGTAAATTAATATGCACTTGCCATCCAAACATAAAATCTAAAGCTCGCAATGcagcatttttatttttcgtttCTTCGGACAGGGGTACAAACCAATGTGACACTAGTGTTATCCCTATCACTCCTTTTTGAGATGCCTACACAAGAACATTAAGTTCGGTTGATTTAGAATCACAAATATTTAAAGTAGTCGCTCTTGTGTTGCCAATTAGAATCCAATATTCTGACAAAACAATAACTAATTAATTGTACCTGATATTTATTCTTGTACAATTTTACCGCAGTTGCATGCGCAAGGAGTAGGTGGTGTGTTACCAAGTATGGTTCAGTAGAGGAATCTCCGCCGGTGCAGTTTAGCTGCTGCCAAGCGGAGCAACGTCCAGGTGCAAATGACCCGATTCCATAACCATAGTTACTAAAGGTATATGGTTCATTCAACGTGGTCCAATACTTTACTCTATCACCGAATTCCTTGTAACAAAGTTCTACATAGTCTTGAAAATGATGGCTGTACATacacaattgaaaatgtatATGTTATAattctatttatttaataaattatcaaTATTATTTAGAGGATAAAATTTATTCACTTACATAATACGAGGGCTTAAAAAACCACCGTATTCTTCTTCTAAAGTTTGAGGAAGATCCCAATGAAAGAGTGTCACAAATGGCATCAAACCTATAAATAGCGAATTAAAATGTTACGATTATGagtgcatgtaattgttattG
Protein-coding regions in this window:
- the LOC18775152 gene encoding beta-glucosidase 12 — translated: MARQLGSFLLGVLLLIGFALTNSKGDIGATPTNYDTASLNRSSFPEGFIFGVGSAAYQYEGAAKEDGRGPSIWDIYTHKYPEKISNRSNGDIAVDQYHRYKEDVGIMKNMGWDAYRFSISWSRLLPNGKLSGGVNKEGIEYYNNLINELLSNGLMPFVTLFHWDLPQTLEEEYGGFLSPRIIHHFQDYVELCYKEFGDRVKYWTTLNEPYTFSNYGYGIGSFAPGRCSAWQQLNCTGGDSSTEPYLVTHHLLLAHATAVKLYKNKYQASQKGVIGITLVSHWFVPLSEETKNKNAALRALDFMFGWFAEPLTSGDYPQSMRSFVGSRLPKFTEQQSKLLIGSFDFLGLNYYAGYYASDAPQNNSVYASYVTDARVNLSSERHGVPIGPKGASDWLNVYPRGIQDFLIYTKKKYHDPLIYVTENGVDESNDPKLSLAEALNDTHRVDYHNRHLYYVQSAIENGVKVKGYFPWSLLDNFEWSSGYNVRFGITYVDYNDKLKRHPKLSAQWFKNFLKKY